One Streptomyces sp. R28 DNA window includes the following coding sequences:
- a CDS encoding DUF2637 domain-containing protein: MRTDYEAVDEQPHYTHQLDMQNLWHVPDSTISSSGGWDLDEELAQMLNTTQGLTIPGLSAQGMDPAPAPAPAPPSPDSDRPLPRPVHRRRPQPSAHVLPRNPKIITVGVLVTLITLCAGTMLTWSISYSYDQLRSIALLVVSPNLAHWWPLTVYGPWLLAGLSILRASVQRRTARRSWAVMLVSSGTAVALCIGQSPHSLLAMVVVGIPPITALVCFRELVGQFSSRPGPRHAADTVNGPKQPRS, translated from the coding sequence ATGCGCACCGACTACGAGGCGGTCGACGAACAGCCTCATTACACGCACCAGCTCGACATGCAGAATCTCTGGCACGTCCCTGATTCGACGATCTCGTCGTCGGGCGGCTGGGATCTGGACGAAGAGCTGGCCCAGATGCTGAACACGACGCAGGGCCTGACGATTCCGGGGCTGTCGGCGCAGGGCATGGATCCCGCTCCCGCTCCGGCTCCCGCCCCGCCCTCGCCGGACAGTGACCGGCCCCTGCCCCGCCCGGTCCATCGCCGGCGGCCTCAGCCCAGCGCTCACGTCCTCCCCAGAAACCCGAAGATCATCACCGTCGGGGTCCTGGTCACACTCATCACCCTGTGTGCGGGCACGATGCTCACTTGGTCAATCTCGTATTCGTACGATCAGCTGCGCTCCATCGCGCTGCTCGTGGTCTCGCCGAATCTGGCCCATTGGTGGCCGTTGACGGTGTACGGGCCGTGGCTGCTGGCAGGGCTTTCCATTCTGCGGGCATCCGTCCAGCGCCGAACCGCTCGCCGTTCCTGGGCTGTCATGCTCGTTTCCTCGGGCACGGCGGTGGCTCTGTGCATCGGCCAGTCGCCGCATTCCCTGCTCGCGATGGTGGTCGTCGGAATTCCGCCGATCACCGCCCTGGTCTGCTTTCGCGAGCTCGTCGGACAGTTCTCGTCGCGGCCCGGCCCCCGGCATGCCGCTGACACGGTGAACGGGCCCAAGCAGCCGAGGTCGTAG